From a region of the Vibrio orientalis CIP 102891 = ATCC 33934 genome:
- a CDS encoding alpha/beta fold hydrolase — MEMMFKLPLITALSLLLVGCGQLMSLRSDLKTVDSIYEEFSIHVPEADKKQRHIIVQLSSLDKQSVLMVNSMEKVDQASLPSFFDLADSIFIFQDQNLDFTYQLDEPSYLFEKDNLVDNHVLLTPSLRLSQGIPALKGLSVIPYLELKVEQERVGRVVTLNNTAFSKNAKEMGMWQPMKFIEQDYAGIFFLEEYSPEKIPVLFIHGMGGSAQDFAEMIHHLDRDKYQPWLVNYPSALSLTFLSHSVAGMMRQLKQQHDFRPVHIVAHSMGGVLTQRYLNVCSVGNRCNSIQSFTSIASPFGGVPSAESGVRYSPVAMPSWTGIMPNGHAIKNLFPTDINGLRPPHLLIFGYNKGAGDIGASSDGTILLSSQLRQEAQLQAEAIYGFNYNHSDILRQAEVYTKIDSFWQQVEGKQ, encoded by the coding sequence ATGGAAATGATGTTCAAACTCCCTCTTATTACGGCACTGAGTTTACTCCTTGTCGGTTGCGGTCAACTCATGTCACTGCGTTCTGATCTGAAGACGGTTGATAGCATCTACGAAGAGTTTAGTATTCATGTTCCTGAGGCAGATAAGAAACAACGCCATATCATCGTCCAACTCAGTTCTCTTGATAAACAAAGCGTCCTGATGGTCAACTCAATGGAAAAAGTCGACCAAGCTTCCTTGCCCTCTTTTTTCGATTTAGCAGACTCTATTTTTATCTTCCAAGATCAAAACCTCGACTTTACCTATCAACTTGACGAACCCAGTTACCTGTTTGAAAAAGATAATCTGGTCGACAATCACGTTCTGCTCACACCGTCACTGCGACTAAGCCAAGGAATCCCTGCCCTTAAAGGTTTATCGGTCATACCCTATTTAGAACTCAAAGTTGAACAAGAACGCGTTGGCCGCGTAGTGACGCTAAACAACACTGCTTTTTCCAAAAACGCCAAAGAAATGGGCATGTGGCAGCCGATGAAGTTTATCGAGCAAGACTATGCCGGTATTTTCTTCTTAGAGGAGTACAGCCCAGAAAAAATACCAGTGTTGTTTATTCATGGGATGGGCGGCAGCGCTCAAGACTTTGCAGAGATGATTCACCATCTTGATCGGGATAAATATCAACCATGGTTAGTGAATTACCCTTCTGCGTTGTCGCTGACTTTCTTATCTCATTCTGTAGCCGGTATGATGAGGCAACTCAAGCAACAACATGATTTTCGCCCCGTTCATATCGTCGCGCATAGTATGGGAGGGGTTTTAACGCAGCGATATTTGAATGTTTGTAGTGTGGGCAACCGCTGCAATTCGATTCAATCGTTCACCTCCATTGCTTCACCATTTGGGGGAGTCCCATCTGCCGAGTCCGGAGTGAGATATTCTCCTGTCGCGATGCCATCATGGACAGGCATAATGCCAAACGGCCATGCGATTAAAAACCTTTTCCCAACCGATATAAACGGCCTACGTCCACCACACTTATTAATCTTTGGTTATAACAAAGGCGCAGGAGATATTGGGGCCAGCAGCGATGGAACCATCTTATTGAGCAGTCAATTGAGACAAGAAGCACAACTACAAGCTGAAGCTATTTATGGCTTTAACTACAACCATAGCGATATTCTCCGACAGGCGGAGGTGTACACTAAGATCGATAGCTTCTGGCAGCAAGTGGAAGGTAAGCAGTAA
- a CDS encoding DEAD/DEAH box helicase, with protein sequence MSFSTLSFSSELIHALPQGFQKPTDIQALAIPELMAGKDVLALANTGSGKTLAYGLPLLEKLKADTKQQALVLVPTRELAIQVSEALNQVGQTLGLNAVCLCGGVDKELQQQALADSPNILVATTGRLVDLANNGLDLSQVDYLVLDEADRLLDMGFWPDVQTIASQVSAKRQTAMFSATFSDDLKQKAQQLMLAPKQVAAHQENSTNQDIAETLYLVNKGSKTKALIELIKQNTWSQVLVFIGAKENADGLAKKLNKAGITTNALHGNKSQVEREEALTLFKSGKTNVLIATDLLARGIHIEQLPVVINFELPMHAETYVHRVGRTARAGKQGVAMSLVCHGETEALNAIRQLTQRELATQDLEGFPVTDKPSTGESKRAPRDKKANRRTNAKKSVKQFQGKPKRQAPRSK encoded by the coding sequence ATGTCATTTTCTACTCTTTCATTCAGCTCTGAGCTTATCCACGCACTGCCTCAAGGCTTCCAAAAGCCAACTGATATTCAAGCATTGGCGATCCCTGAACTGATGGCGGGTAAAGACGTATTGGCATTGGCAAATACTGGCAGTGGCAAAACACTGGCTTATGGACTGCCATTGCTGGAAAAACTAAAAGCAGACACCAAGCAGCAAGCATTGGTTTTGGTACCAACCCGTGAACTGGCGATTCAAGTCAGCGAAGCGCTCAATCAAGTTGGTCAAACGCTAGGTCTAAATGCAGTGTGCTTATGTGGCGGCGTCGATAAAGAACTGCAACAACAAGCGTTAGCTGACAGTCCAAACATCTTGGTTGCGACAACTGGGCGTCTGGTTGATTTAGCCAATAACGGTTTGGACTTAAGCCAAGTTGATTATCTTGTTTTGGATGAAGCTGACCGTCTACTGGATATGGGCTTTTGGCCAGATGTACAAACGATCGCATCACAAGTCTCAGCTAAGCGCCAAACCGCAATGTTCTCGGCGACCTTCTCCGATGACCTAAAGCAAAAAGCACAGCAGTTGATGCTCGCCCCAAAACAGGTCGCCGCGCATCAAGAAAACAGTACCAACCAAGATATTGCCGAGACGCTCTATCTGGTAAATAAGGGCAGTAAAACTAAAGCCTTGATTGAACTTATCAAGCAGAATACGTGGTCACAGGTATTGGTGTTTATTGGCGCGAAAGAGAACGCCGATGGCTTAGCGAAAAAGCTCAATAAAGCCGGTATTACAACTAACGCTTTACATGGTAATAAGAGTCAAGTGGAGCGTGAAGAAGCGTTGACTCTGTTTAAGTCGGGGAAAACAAACGTACTGATCGCAACCGATCTATTAGCGCGCGGGATCCACATCGAACAGCTTCCTGTGGTCATAAACTTTGAACTGCCTATGCACGCCGAGACTTATGTTCATCGCGTCGGACGTACTGCTCGCGCAGGTAAACAAGGCGTGGCGATGTCTTTAGTTTGCCATGGCGAAACTGAAGCACTCAATGCCATTCGCCAGCTGACTCAACGAGAATTAGCAACACAAGACCTTGAAGGCTTTCCGGTGACAGACAAGCCGTCAACGGGTGAGAGCAAACGTGCCCCACGTGATAAGAAAGCCAACCGCCGAACCAATGCTAAAAAGAGCGTTAAGCAGTTCCAAGGTAAGCCGAAACGCCAAGCTCCGCGATCGAAATAA
- a CDS encoding Acg family FMN-binding oxidoreductase: MNRRNFIKVLGAGGVVLAASPILVNQLNTSNGATYRPTHTYDDIRKTLLSYAMLSANPHNIQPWKVALPNQQQILLYVDSERLLPQTDPIHRQIHIGQGTFIEGLVIAATRFGIRADVEYFPQGEYDNQSLEEKPVAAITLIPDSEVQADPLFGYLAIRQSTKTPYQPDIVAEEQLERIKSIAGGDGFAMKFIDAKSDNGAMSQFLTQAMTIEEQQAARSLETIAMFRFNDNEFAQHRDGFGLAQNGVSGAKRWLAEKLFVTRENAESDPKRFGEEGIKATQKAAENAPHFGLLVSNENSRLAQVKCGRIYQRINLVTTSLGLAQHPMSQILQEYSDMLPLQDEFKQHYSISSNQTVQMLFRLGKSELTPPSPRREVSDIVQV; the protein is encoded by the coding sequence ATGAACAGAAGAAATTTTATCAAAGTCTTAGGGGCAGGCGGCGTTGTTCTCGCGGCGAGTCCAATTTTAGTCAATCAGTTGAACACATCCAATGGTGCCACTTATCGGCCGACGCATACCTATGACGATATAAGAAAGACACTGTTAAGCTACGCAATGCTAAGTGCAAACCCACACAATATTCAGCCATGGAAGGTAGCTTTACCAAATCAACAACAGATTCTTCTTTATGTGGATTCCGAGCGCCTGTTACCTCAGACTGATCCGATTCATCGTCAAATTCATATCGGTCAGGGAACGTTTATTGAAGGGTTAGTGATTGCGGCGACTCGTTTTGGTATTCGAGCTGACGTTGAGTATTTTCCGCAAGGGGAGTACGACAATCAGAGTCTTGAAGAAAAGCCGGTCGCAGCGATTACCTTAATTCCCGATTCAGAGGTACAAGCCGATCCTCTGTTTGGTTACCTCGCAATTCGTCAATCGACAAAGACACCTTATCAGCCAGATATAGTAGCTGAGGAACAATTGGAGCGTATTAAGAGCATTGCTGGTGGTGATGGTTTCGCGATGAAGTTCATTGATGCAAAGAGTGACAATGGGGCCATGAGCCAATTTCTTACTCAAGCAATGACGATCGAAGAGCAGCAAGCGGCAAGGAGCTTGGAGACAATTGCCATGTTCCGTTTCAATGACAATGAGTTTGCTCAGCACCGAGATGGTTTTGGTCTGGCACAAAATGGCGTTTCTGGCGCGAAACGTTGGTTAGCTGAAAAACTGTTTGTGACTCGTGAAAACGCCGAGAGTGACCCGAAGCGTTTTGGTGAAGAAGGTATTAAAGCAACGCAAAAAGCAGCAGAGAACGCTCCTCACTTTGGCTTATTAGTGAGTAACGAAAATAGTCGTTTAGCGCAAGTCAAATGTGGGCGCATTTATCAAAGAATCAACTTAGTGACGACGTCGCTAGGGTTGGCTCAACATCCAATGAGCCAGATCCTACAAGAATATTCAGATATGTTGCCGTTACAAGATGAGTTCAAACAGCATTACTCAATTTCATCGAATCAAACCGTACAAATGTTGTTCCGTTTGGGTAAGTCAGAATTGACTCCCCCGTCACCGCGCCGAGAAGTGAGTGACATAGTACAAGTTTAA
- a CDS encoding MarR family winged helix-turn-helix transcriptional regulator, which translates to MLTEKQQNSFKILISLGIINQLTDAWLSKALTPHGINQSQFNLLNHFSRHPDKEQTISQLAEVMQMNQPGITKVVNKLSEMDLIEIRKDDHDGRKKWICINQQGLDKVQSAFFSFLPTVDQCFEQWNDKQLEEMLEHSQRLQTWLDNNRNA; encoded by the coding sequence ATGTTGACAGAAAAACAGCAAAATTCATTCAAGATATTGATATCACTTGGAATAATAAATCAACTAACTGACGCCTGGTTAAGTAAGGCTTTGACACCTCATGGCATTAATCAATCTCAGTTCAATCTACTCAATCACTTCTCTCGTCACCCAGACAAAGAGCAGACGATCAGTCAGCTAGCAGAAGTGATGCAAATGAATCAGCCCGGCATTACTAAGGTGGTGAACAAGCTTTCTGAGATGGATTTGATAGAGATTCGCAAAGACGATCACGATGGACGCAAAAAATGGATCTGTATTAATCAACAAGGGTTGGACAAGGTTCAAAGTGCTTTTTTTAGCTTTCTACCCACCGTTGACCAATGCTTTGAGCAATGGAATGACAAACAACTTGAGGAGATGCTTGAGCACTCTCAAAGATTACAAACTTGGTTGGATAATAATCGCAACGCTTAA
- a CDS encoding MOSC domain-containing protein codes for MKKLGVVNSVLAGKTVAFAHGANSAINKQVLSHRQLATELGFTNDEQGDPRFHGGIQKALHIYPSEHYSVWQQDIGDKAVFKSAGAFGENLSSNGVTEESICLKDKIRIGSTLLEVSQGRMPCWKLNVRFDQNDMAKRVQDTLRTGWYFRVLEQGDIGAGDEIILVERPYPDWPLSRIMGAVFTGCLDKEELNQLAELPLVDSWDKLVERRLETGEVEDWEMRLVGPTAG; via the coding sequence ATGAAGAAGTTAGGTGTCGTAAACAGCGTATTAGCAGGTAAAACCGTTGCTTTCGCACATGGTGCAAACAGCGCGATCAACAAACAGGTTTTATCGCACCGTCAGCTCGCGACAGAACTTGGTTTCACTAATGACGAGCAAGGTGATCCGCGTTTTCATGGTGGCATTCAAAAAGCCCTACATATCTACCCGAGCGAACATTATTCTGTCTGGCAGCAAGATATTGGCGACAAAGCCGTTTTTAAATCTGCTGGTGCGTTTGGTGAAAACCTTAGCTCAAATGGTGTGACAGAAGAGTCGATTTGCTTGAAAGATAAGATTCGCATTGGCTCAACCTTATTGGAAGTATCTCAAGGACGTATGCCTTGCTGGAAACTCAATGTGCGTTTTGATCAAAACGATATGGCGAAAAGAGTGCAAGACACACTTCGAACAGGTTGGTATTTCCGAGTTTTGGAGCAGGGTGATATCGGTGCCGGTGATGAGATTATTTTGGTTGAAAGGCCATATCCTGACTGGCCACTGTCTCGCATCATGGGTGCCGTATTTACGGGCTGCCTAGATAAAGAAGAACTTAACCAATTAGCGGAACTACCGCTGGTCGACTCTTGGGATAAGCTTGTCGAACGCCGCCTAGAAACCGGCGAAGTTGAAGATTGGGAAATGCGCTTAGTTGGCCCCACCGCTGGGTAA
- a CDS encoding AraC family transcriptional regulator — MTPTRQIDTHSGVMTSNEMMAANPHSPALVKTINMPKGYIDAMHQHTWHQVIFPIKGLLQTKTDHYQHLVPHTSALFVPAGIQHESIALSHTIFVGIYLNPVFGTEYEHQVRTITLTPFLNELLQEIRRQCEGLVTDEEVSNLLAVLHDQIMKDNVQTFQLLLPEDRRLKLIFEALTETPALDWSLKEWGEKVGASERTLSRLFSKEFNTSFQLWRQQIRLIYSLSLLDEDLSIQSIADQVGYQNDSSYIKAFKVYFDVTPQQFRVNGRR, encoded by the coding sequence ATGACGCCAACCCGCCAAATCGATACTCACTCCGGTGTTATGACCTCAAATGAGATGATGGCTGCTAATCCTCACTCACCTGCTTTGGTAAAGACTATCAACATGCCCAAAGGTTATATCGACGCCATGCACCAACACACGTGGCATCAAGTTATCTTCCCGATCAAAGGGTTGCTGCAAACCAAAACTGACCACTACCAGCATCTTGTGCCCCATACGTCTGCGCTGTTTGTGCCTGCAGGTATTCAGCATGAATCTATTGCACTAAGCCATACGATATTTGTCGGCATTTACCTTAACCCTGTTTTCGGTACTGAGTATGAGCATCAAGTTCGAACCATCACATTGACACCGTTCTTGAATGAGTTACTACAAGAAATACGCCGCCAATGTGAAGGGCTTGTGACTGATGAAGAAGTATCTAACCTTCTCGCAGTCCTGCATGATCAAATCATGAAAGATAACGTACAGACGTTTCAGTTGTTACTACCAGAAGATAGGCGCTTAAAGCTGATATTCGAAGCGCTGACTGAGACGCCAGCATTGGATTGGTCACTCAAAGAGTGGGGAGAGAAAGTCGGTGCATCGGAACGAACCTTGTCGCGCTTGTTCTCCAAAGAGTTCAATACGTCGTTTCAGCTGTGGCGACAACAAATCAGGCTGATTTACTCACTCTCTCTGTTAGACGAGGATCTATCAATTCAAAGCATTGCCGACCAAGTGGGGTATCAAAACGACTCTTCTTACATCAAAGCGTTTAAAGTGTATTTTGATGTCACTCCACAGCAATTTCGAGTTAATGGCCGGCGTTGA
- a CDS encoding substrate-binding domain-containing protein, with protein MDEKSHIFHHFQSAVSEEPKSIKSDIAKQTIRIALIYPSADISDFWVRNYTALTKRLSALNISYEITEFSSKQIEHSLQTQYADKVLSAEKAYDFVIFGPSELDLQANNIQKLSASNDFKTFIWAFHTPNENWESQPDAWFDFSSSMGAEVLCGHVIKHLGKDIEFAANRGIPGITDTQRSQGFIDCVEEEGDWLTVYEHFGQYQKLGGADGVKLILDNFPEVTMIHNANTAMTMGAVGALRDADKLDPIYVTGWGGTAKEIEKIRSGELDATPMRMSDDLGVATAEAIKFHLEGRANEVPLIYLGRITVAHNEMSDAEIDNLTREAFRYSGVNE; from the coding sequence ATGGATGAGAAAAGCCATATCTTCCATCATTTTCAATCTGCTGTTAGCGAAGAGCCGAAGTCAATCAAAAGTGACATAGCCAAGCAAACGATCCGAATTGCACTTATCTATCCGAGTGCGGATATCTCAGACTTCTGGGTTCGTAACTATACGGCACTCACTAAGCGCTTGTCGGCATTGAATATTTCGTATGAAATTACCGAGTTTTCATCTAAGCAAATTGAGCATTCTCTTCAAACCCAGTATGCAGACAAGGTGTTGAGCGCCGAAAAAGCGTACGACTTTGTCATTTTTGGACCGTCGGAACTGGATCTGCAAGCCAATAATATTCAAAAACTATCGGCTTCTAATGACTTCAAAACGTTCATATGGGCTTTCCATACACCTAATGAAAACTGGGAGTCTCAACCGGATGCATGGTTTGATTTTTCTAGCAGTATGGGCGCAGAAGTGCTTTGCGGTCATGTGATTAAACATTTGGGTAAAGATATCGAGTTTGCTGCGAATCGAGGGATTCCGGGCATTACAGATACCCAGCGCTCACAAGGATTTATTGATTGTGTAGAAGAGGAAGGCGATTGGTTAACCGTCTATGAGCATTTTGGCCAATATCAAAAATTGGGTGGTGCCGATGGGGTGAAACTCATCCTGGATAATTTCCCTGAAGTGACCATGATCCACAATGCAAACACTGCGATGACAATGGGAGCGGTTGGTGCGCTGCGAGACGCTGACAAACTTGACCCTATTTATGTCACTGGCTGGGGAGGCACCGCAAAAGAGATTGAAAAAATCCGTTCAGGAGAGTTAGATGCTACCCCAATGCGTATGAGTGATGATCTCGGTGTTGCGACTGCAGAAGCCATAAAATTTCATTTGGAAGGCCGTGCCAATGAGGTACCTTTAATCTACTTAGGTCGGATTACCGTGGCACATAACGAAATGAGTGATGCTGAAATTGATAATCTTACGCGTGAGGCTTTTCGGTATTCAGGCGTGAATGAATAG
- a CDS encoding substrate-binding domain-containing protein, whose amino-acid sequence MTILIRRFLVLFCAICISSYSYASSSSETFLNYAKAKVQKAVSGNTTWDGPTNGPQAVYEKSIIFVASDLRNGGVYGVGKGMSEANSHLDWHLRFLDGVGSEVRQGAAIRKAIGFEPDAIVLGGIDAVRHKDVLKFAQSLGIIVIGWHATELAGGNDDIGLYMNITTDPLDVAEIAALLAIVNSEGKANALIFTDSNYKIATIKSDTMANTIKRCEDCELLEVNDLPLDKVSDLMPKTMESLWDKYDRKITHILAINDLYIDYAIPSLESNRKQRNHVPSNISAGDGSKAAYRRINNGDFQLATVPEPLYLQGWQIIDELNRAFNSLEPSGYSAPVHLVTPDNVDALVSQQASGIYDPQNGYREAYLKIWKPK is encoded by the coding sequence ATGACGATATTGATTAGGCGCTTTCTCGTACTCTTTTGTGCAATATGCATTAGCTCTTATAGCTACGCGAGCAGCAGTAGCGAAACGTTTCTTAACTACGCAAAAGCAAAAGTACAAAAAGCAGTCTCCGGTAATACGACTTGGGACGGTCCTACTAATGGACCGCAGGCAGTTTACGAAAAAAGTATTATCTTCGTTGCATCTGATCTCAGAAATGGCGGAGTGTATGGTGTCGGAAAAGGAATGTCTGAAGCTAATTCGCATCTTGATTGGCACTTGAGATTTCTCGACGGCGTTGGCTCCGAAGTTCGTCAAGGCGCTGCGATTCGAAAAGCGATCGGTTTTGAGCCTGACGCAATCGTTCTTGGTGGTATTGATGCCGTAAGACATAAAGATGTCCTAAAATTTGCACAAAGCCTTGGCATTATCGTTATCGGTTGGCATGCAACAGAGTTAGCGGGTGGTAATGATGACATAGGTCTATACATGAACATCACCACCGACCCTTTAGATGTCGCAGAAATCGCCGCGTTACTTGCTATCGTAAATTCAGAAGGCAAAGCGAACGCGCTTATTTTCACCGACTCAAACTACAAAATAGCGACGATAAAATCAGATACCATGGCGAACACCATCAAACGTTGCGAGGACTGCGAGCTGTTGGAAGTCAACGATCTACCACTCGACAAGGTTTCAGATCTAATGCCTAAGACAATGGAAAGTCTTTGGGATAAATATGATAGAAAAATCACCCATATTTTAGCCATCAACGACCTTTACATTGATTATGCTATCCCCTCTTTAGAATCAAACCGCAAACAACGCAATCACGTTCCGAGCAACATATCAGCCGGAGATGGAAGTAAAGCGGCATATAGACGAATTAACAACGGTGATTTTCAACTGGCTACCGTTCCTGAGCCTTTGTATTTGCAAGGTTGGCAAATCATTGACGAACTTAACCGGGCCTTTAACAGTTTAGAGCCCAGTGGTTACTCCGCTCCTGTGCATTTAGTCACTCCAGATAACGTCGACGCACTGGTTAGTCAGCAAGCCAGTGGCATTTATGATCCGCAAAACGGTTATCGCGAAGCTTATTTAAAGATTTGGAAGCCGAAATGA
- a CDS encoding putative bifunctional diguanylate cyclase/phosphodiesterase, translated as MIIKNINITQRLLVSSLVSLLIVSVAVLIVIRSLYYVESTLKTETSAHVSELIVNSEISRRVFDLTSKVKLLEQTFLFSETTLSAQASNIDLQLQKLRDLSTNKTFSNNIDAFIDNFHRFLGSSLALNRILKQTHKIDTRLAIQIDELEFVISDSKIAHLNNQGIQHHNNEIDLVNMLREAFLTTGKMIGDIHSRITPETEKVLLIEVEKELDILLLHLENVDIHTPAVVAQKKKIQKTVKRYNAALRRIRANLEQRWLVMDALVAAQNELLRMVEGTETRVQTQAIELTQQLEKEIGQSRFNAIVISIFAILLSILLINRVVNLHIRKPLDDLKDGFDRLVSNGTKKPIDLGRTDEWSLIENAYNNMSSRLSEAYLELQEEKKNFDFLAHHDPLTLLANRLLATKKLDEQIAFSQSNNSPFLLLYLDVDEFKTINDSLGHASGDNLLVSISEILTKLIGDTGFVARMGGDEFMIVLSDMDSEEGERVADQINKALRMPYYIEDRMIFVSASIGICQFPIHGEDGETLVRNADTAMYHAKRNGRDQFRIYADQMTHEVTDLIEINMGLHNAIKNDELVVHFQPKVCLDSQRIVGAEALVRWQHPKLGLLPPFDFLEVAEKTDLIIEIDKWVFRKVATLITEWKRAGTNIDNLIISVNFSARMFYKTDLAEQLQEILDQTECEPEQLLLEITERDMMRDFETCSRTIEKLHAKGYRIAIDDFGTGYSSLSMLKNLSADCIKLDRTFIREVNTSKLDYEITSAILKLAEVLELSVIAEGVETESHVETLRQIGCSCAQGYYFARPLPVAEWLEFISKVDSNTQRQITC; from the coding sequence ATGATTATTAAAAACATAAATATTACGCAGCGTCTCCTTGTTTCCAGTTTGGTCTCATTGCTGATCGTAAGTGTCGCCGTATTGATTGTGATCCGATCACTCTATTACGTTGAATCAACGTTAAAAACAGAAACCAGTGCCCACGTATCGGAACTGATCGTTAATTCGGAAATCAGTCGCCGCGTATTTGACCTAACGTCAAAAGTCAAATTACTCGAACAGACATTTCTTTTCAGTGAAACTACCCTGTCAGCCCAAGCATCCAATATTGATCTCCAACTGCAAAAACTGAGAGACCTTTCAACCAATAAAACATTCTCCAACAATATTGATGCATTTATCGACAACTTCCATCGTTTTCTAGGAAGTTCTCTCGCTCTCAATCGAATATTAAAACAAACTCATAAGATTGATACTCGACTCGCGATTCAAATTGATGAGTTAGAATTTGTTATTTCTGACAGTAAGATCGCCCACCTAAATAACCAGGGTATTCAGCACCACAATAACGAGATTGATCTTGTGAATATGCTACGGGAAGCCTTTCTCACTACGGGTAAAATGATTGGCGATATCCATAGCCGAATCACGCCTGAAACTGAAAAGGTGTTGTTAATAGAAGTAGAAAAAGAGCTAGATATACTTCTTCTTCATCTTGAAAACGTGGATATACACACGCCTGCAGTCGTTGCTCAAAAGAAAAAAATTCAGAAAACCGTTAAGCGCTATAATGCCGCTCTACGTCGAATCCGGGCTAACCTTGAACAACGTTGGCTTGTAATGGACGCGTTAGTTGCCGCTCAAAATGAATTGCTGCGAATGGTAGAAGGGACAGAAACACGCGTACAAACACAAGCCATCGAATTGACGCAGCAGCTTGAGAAAGAAATAGGTCAATCACGATTCAATGCCATCGTGATTAGTATATTTGCGATACTGCTTTCTATATTGTTGATTAATAGAGTAGTTAACCTCCATATCAGAAAGCCGCTTGATGATCTAAAAGACGGGTTTGATAGACTCGTTTCCAACGGTACCAAAAAGCCAATCGACTTAGGGCGTACCGATGAATGGAGCCTCATTGAGAACGCTTATAACAATATGTCATCACGATTATCAGAAGCATATCTGGAGCTCCAGGAAGAGAAAAAGAACTTCGACTTTCTTGCTCACCACGACCCACTGACATTGCTTGCGAACCGATTGTTAGCAACCAAAAAGCTTGATGAACAGATTGCATTTTCACAATCAAACAACAGCCCGTTCCTTCTCCTTTATCTAGACGTTGATGAGTTTAAGACCATTAACGACTCGCTCGGTCATGCCTCTGGAGATAACTTATTGGTAAGTATTTCAGAGATTCTTACCAAGCTCATCGGCGATACTGGGTTCGTAGCGCGTATGGGGGGCGATGAATTCATGATCGTGCTCTCTGATATGGATTCTGAAGAGGGTGAACGGGTTGCCGATCAAATTAATAAGGCATTAAGAATGCCATATTATATTGAAGATAGAATGATTTTTGTCTCTGCTAGTATCGGGATCTGTCAATTTCCTATTCATGGAGAGGATGGAGAAACATTGGTGAGAAACGCTGATACTGCCATGTATCATGCGAAGAGAAACGGTAGAGATCAATTTCGTATCTATGCCGATCAGATGACACATGAAGTCACTGACCTCATCGAAATCAACATGGGATTACACAACGCCATCAAGAACGATGAATTGGTTGTCCACTTCCAACCAAAAGTGTGTCTGGACAGTCAGCGTATAGTAGGGGCGGAGGCGCTCGTACGATGGCAACACCCGAAACTTGGCTTACTGCCGCCTTTCGACTTTTTAGAAGTTGCAGAGAAAACTGATCTCATTATCGAAATTGATAAATGGGTGTTCAGGAAGGTCGCCACGCTAATTACTGAATGGAAACGCGCCGGTACGAATATCGACAATTTAATCATCTCCGTCAATTTCTCCGCACGAATGTTTTATAAAACCGATCTTGCTGAGCAATTACAAGAAATTCTTGACCAGACTGAGTGTGAACCTGAACAACTCCTGCTCGAAATAACCGAGCGCGATATGATGCGTGATTTTGAAACCTGTTCTCGCACCATCGAAAAACTGCATGCGAAAGGTTACCGAATTGCCATTGATGACTTTGGAACTGGGTATTCTTCCCTTTCTATGCTCAAAAACCTATCGGCAGACTGCATCAAACTTGATCGTACATTTATCCGAGAAGTGAATACATCCAAATTGGATTACGAAATCACCAGTGCCATCCTCAAACTTGCCGAGGTGCTTGAGCTTTCAGTCATTGCTGAAGGTGTAGAAACCGAATCACACGTAGAGACCTTACGCCAAATTGGCTGCTCTTGCGCTCAGGGCTATTACTTCGCTCGCCCTCTGCCCGTTGCCGAATGGCTAGAATTCATCTCCAAAGTGGATTCAAACACCCAACGCCAAATCACATGTTAA